The genomic DNA AGTCCAATGTCATTGGGGCAGACCTGAAAAACGAACCCCACGGTCGGGCCAGTTGGGGCACGGATGATCCCGCAACTGATTGGCGTCTGGCGGCAGAACGAGCAGGTAAAGCGATTCAGGCGATCGCCCCTCACTGGTTAATTGTGGTGGAGGGCGTCGAGAAAAATGTACCGGGGCAAAAGCTTCCCTACCATTGGTGGGGCGCTAACTTGGAAGGGGTCAAGAAAGACCCAGTGCGCTTACCTGTAGCCAACAAGCTGGTTTATTCTCCCCACGAGTATGGTCCTGGCGTCCTTGACCAAAGCTGGTTCTCTGATCCAGCCTTTCCCAATAACCTGAAAGCTCGTTGGGAAACTGGATTTCATTACATTGCGACCCAAGGGATCGCGCCCATTTTGGTGGGAGAGTTTGGCGGTCGTCAAGTTGATAGCACCTCAAAAGAGGGGATTTGGCAACGCAAGTTCGTGGAATTTATTAACCAGAAAAACCTCAGCTTTACCTATTGGAGTTGGAATCCTAACAGTGCTGATACAGGCGGCATCTTGCAAGATGATTGGCGTACCGTCAGTCCAGCTAAGCAACAACTTTTAGGCCCATTGCTCTCCTTAGCGAGTGGTGTGGTGGGTTCTACTATAAATCAGATTGACAGCACGATTTCTAGCCCTATCCCCATTCCTGCTCCTATTCCCATTCCTGCTCCAACTCCTAGCCCAACTCCTGATCCCACGCCTGCACCCAGTCCAACTCCAACACCTAGTCCTGATCCCACGCCTGCACCCAGTCCGACTCCAACACCTAGTCCTGATCCCACGCCTACACCCAGTCCAACTCCAACTCCTGATCCCGCACCCAATCCAGCTCCTGATCCCACGCCTGCTCCTGCTCCTACGCCAACTACTTCGACGCAACTAAAAGCAGAAGCCATTATGCAATCCGAGTGGGCTTCTGGATTCTGTACTAATCTGCGGGTCACTAACCCAGGTACGACGAATAGTAGCTCTAACTGGCAAGTGACTTTTCAAATGAATCAAGCCGCGATCGCAAATAGCTGGAATGGCAACTTTAGGAAGCAAACCACGGGCTATGTAGCGACTGCTCCAGGTTGGGCTAAGGTCATCGCCCCCAATAAAACCGTGGAGATGGGTTTCTGCGCTGACAAACTTGGCACCGACTATAAGCCAACCCAAGTAGTAATCGAATAAGATTGCCCTTCTGGTGATCAAGGAGCGAACTTTTAGCAGTAGGGGGTTACGTCTTCACCACATTTGTCCGCCAGATAGGACAACGCTCGAAACCGTAGCCCTACTAACTGCTCGTAAAGTGGGTTCAGCTTGCACAGCGGCGGAATATGAACAACTTTGCGGCCAAAGAGTTGAATATCACGCTCAAAAGGACACTGAGCGGGAATCAACTTACAGAGGAATCGAGCTACCTGAGGATCTTGAACATCTAGCTCATCCAACCATTCCCGCACTGGATGCAGCAAATTGTGTTTCTCTGCCTCGGTGAGGTTGAGGACAGCAGGTGTGGCTGTAGCTACTTGATTGCCGGAAGGGATAGTTTGCGGATTGTAGAGAGTGTGACGCAATGCTTCTAAGACTTCTAAGCTCTGACCCAGGGCTTGGCAAAACTGCTCTAACAAACCATCTTCTTGTGCCGAGTAGGTGCCATCGGCGATCGCGACCATCACGGCAGTTCGCAAAAAGTGTTGAGCAATTTCATCACTTTGGCCCAAACTAGCCGCTAATTCACTCGGCGTAATTGCGGCTTGAGCTTCTAAGCTGGTAACGGGAGCTAAATCCTGCTGAGTCAGGCTAGTAATTAAATCTTGCTCCTCAGGGTCAAAGTTACCATCGGCCCAGGCGATCGCGAGGAGTCCGCGTAACCAAGCAGAAATTTGGTCGTTAGTCGGAGGAGATTGCACAAGATCGGACATAAAATTCTACTGAATCTCAAGTGGCAACTTGAACCGATTTTAGCTCTAGTCTTACCTGAGCTACCTGTAAACTAGACTGGCAATTCTCAGTGAGGAAGTTTCGTGACCCTGCAAGAATTTGGTTTGTTGTGGATGTCAATTCTCGCCAGTGTTGCGGGGCAATTCTTCCTCAAAGCAGGTGCACTCAAACTGGGTAAGGTCAGTGCTGAGAATTTTTTGAGCCATGTGTTCGGTATTCTGCTCACTCCTGAGCTAATTGCTGGTCTGACTTGTTATGCCTTTGGTGCGATCGCTTATATTTTGCTCTTAACTCGCGTCAAGCTCAGTGTTGCTGGTCCCTCGGTAGCCTTGAGTTATGTTTTTGCTGTGATGCTGGGCTACTTTTTATTCCATGAAACCATCCCCCTCAGTCGAGTTGTAGGGCTGGGTTTAATCGTGAGTGGTGTGCTTTTAGTTATTTGGCAAAAGTGATAATCTCCCACGCTGTCAGATCTGCGTTGCTCCTCGACTAAAATTTCGACTAAAGATATTGCTGCAAAATTTCTGCGGTCGCCTGTCCCGTTTTTGTCCAGCTAAACTGTGTAGCTCTGGCTAACCCACGTTGGCGTAGTTGCGATCGCAAGTTTGCATCTGTCGCGATCGCCTGCATTGCCTCTGTAAGTTCTTCTACCTGGTAAGGGTTCACCAAAAGAGCAGCATCACCCGCTACTTCTGGTAAAGAAGCCAGATTGGAGGTAATCACGGGAGTTCCACAGGCCATTGCCTCCAATACAGGCAGACCAAATCCTTCCCAGAGGCTCGGGAAAACTAGGGCGATCGCTTGATTGAGCAACTTGGGTAACTCTGTATAAGGCACATAATTGAGAAACTTCACCTGCTGTTGTAATCTTAGTGCTGCAATTTGTGCTTGCAGCGCCGGGGTGTAGCGTGGATCAGAGGGGCCAGCAAACCACAATTCATAGGCCGAGCAATTAGGTAAGGCGGCAAAAGCTGACACTAAACGCTGAGGGTTTTTGTGCGGATTATGACGACCCAAATAAAGGAAATAATTTTTTTGGGGTAACTGCAAATCGCGAAAATTATTAGCATCATAAGCGAGTGGAATGGCAGTCACTTTTTTGCTAGAAATGCCACAAACAGTGACTACATCTTGGACAGTTGCTTGCGAATTGCAAATAATATACTCTGCCTGCCTTAATACAGCGGGAATGTAGTAGTGACAATAAAGCTTCTGCGCTTGAGAAAACCATTGAGGAAAGTGCAAAGGAATCAAATCATGAATCGTAACGATCGCTCGACAGCTTTTCGAGAGAGGTGCTTCTGGTATAGGAGAAAATAGTAATTTAGAATGTAAATCCTGATAAATTTTGGGTAAATAAAACTGAGTCCAGAGTAATCGCTTGAGATGTCCTTTAGCTCCAGCCTCTGTTGTTAAGTCAACCGGAGATGGATAAGTTTTTATATTATCTTTTAGCAGTATTGGGCTTACTGCCTGCATTTCTGCAAGGGGTAACGATTTGAGCAAATTAAGGCTATAAGTTGCCCAGCCTGTCGGTCTTTCAGGTAAAAAGGCTAGATTAATCAGAACTGACATTGAGACTTGATTTGGGTTTCAATCCTAAAGGATATTGCTTAAAGTCGAATAACAATAGAATGATTTTTTTAAATGTAGGGTTTAAAGTTTTTAGAAAGAGTCCTGAAAACTTAATTAAGAGATAGATTCTGAGTAATAACTGTTCAACTGAAGGTCGGTGCTTTTGATAGTAATAAAGTTGGCTTCTCCGGTACTCAATCGCCATCGCATCAGCTCGTTGGCTCACGGAATGCCCATGCAGGTGAATGAGAGCAGTCTTAGGAGTGTAGAGAATTTTCCAGCCTAGGTGGCGCGATCGCTGGCATAGATCCGACTCTTCGAAGTACATAAAGAATTTTTCATCAAATCCGCCCAAGCTATCAAATAATTCTTTTCTAACAAAAATTGCTGCTCCAATTACAATTTCAACTTCCTGAATAGTTTGAAACTGCTGGCAGATTGATACCTGATGTTGAGGGTTTTGATACTTTTTCAGTTGTTGCTGAGCGTGATATTCTCCTCGCAATCCGATCGCAGGAACTACAGAAATCTGTAAAGTTCTATTGGGGTTGAGGAGCTGGGGTCCAATTATGCCAACGTCGGGGCGAGTTCGGATCAACTCTACCAAGTGCGGCAACGGATCACAAATTAGGACAGTATCGGTATTTAGCAAAAACAAAAAACTTCCCTTAGCTGCTTTTGCTCCTACATTATTACCTGTACCAAAGCCTAAGTTTGTAGCTTGTTGAATTAGGCGAACTTGAGAAAATTTCTGTGCGACTAATTCTGAACTGCCATCAGTAGAAGCATTATCCACCACAATCACTTCGTAAGAAGTTGAATGAATAAATTTTTCAATTGAATTTAAGCAGTCTAAGATAACTCCTGCACCATTGTAGTTAACTAAAATAATTGAGACTAAAATATCTTTTTGCATCAGTCAAAAAGCATTCTTCACTCTAACTAGCCTTCAATGATTTAAAGGTCAACTTCTGACGTAATTTCTTCAAGTCAAACAATACTTTCAAGGCCCAGATCCTGAAAGCAATTCCCTCGGAGCCGTAACCTGTTTGCCAACTTTGCCAACCCAAGCGGAGAATGCCTAGACCAAAGTCCAAGTGGCGATCGCTAAACGGATCTCGCCATTGCGGATTGACTTGCTGGTGAAAGCGCAGATAAAAAGCCTGGCTCAAATTCCGATGAATGAGGTAACTTTTGCCTGTGATTCGGCATTTCTTAGTGAACCAAACGATTAATTCTCGGTAGAACTTACCCGCGTCTCTAACTACCCCAATGGTGTTAGAGCCATGAATTCTGTACCGGACTAAAGGTTGCCGTATATGGGCCACTTGGCCTAACTGTGCTGCCACGATCGCTACCCAAACGTCGTGGTACCACTGCACCTCAGCTTGGGGCGGAAACGGTAGCACCGAGGGCAATAGGGTTGCACAGAAGACTAGCGAGCAGCCTGTAACTGTGTTCCGTAAGAGCAATAACTCAGCGGTAAGTTTTTCAGGATGGCGGCTCTCAAACTCCCAAGCGGAAGCGTGCAAGGTGCGATCGCTACCATCAATCAGTTCTAAGTCGGAATGTACCAACAGCGCTTTCTCGCTTCGCAGCGTTTCTATCGATACCTCCAGCTTATGGGGTTGCCAAATATCGTCTTGGTCGGCAAAGGCGATCGCACTAACAGTGGGGTCAGCAGCGACATACTGCAAGCCCCGCTCGAAGTTGTGATAGGCATTGAGATTTTGCGTATGAAAATGGCAGATAAAGCGATCGTCTTGGCTCACCAAGTCTCGAATCATTTGTTGTGATTCAGGTTGAGAGCAATCATCCACAATATGACAAACCCAATTTTGCCAAGTTTGGCTTTGGATAGATGCAATTTGCTGACGAAAATAGTGCGGATTAGGGTTGTAAGTGGCCAAAACAATCCCAATTCGCTCTTGACTCAGCATGTGATCATTAGGCCAATTCAATTTGGCAGTCATCCCCCACCATAAATCTCAAGGCTTTGGGCCGACGGGGATGCACGGTTAAGCAAGCATTGCGACCAATCACACTATCCACAATGCGCTGATGAATATTGACGACTTTAGCGCCACGCAAAATCACACTATGGTCAATGTCCGTGTCAATCAGCGTCACTTGATCGCCAATGCTGCTGTAAGGCCCAATAAAGCAATTTTCTAAATGACAGTTTTGCCCAATGATCACAGGGCCACGCACCGTACAGTTAATCAGTTGCGAACCTCCGCCAATTGCTACCCTGCCACTCACCTGTGACTGAGCATCAACTTCGCCCACAATTTGAGGATTCACGTAGC from Trichocoleus desertorum ATA4-8-CV12 includes the following:
- a CDS encoding cellulase family glycosylhydrolase; the protein is MARQTTLQQQSAQSQHVAQNSRTARFWRPFYRGAFVLSLFGLTLQTGAMPNAAAATNVQLPLSTKGARIIDASGQPVLLRGINWFGIETETHAPHGLWARDYKEMLAQIKDQGYNLIRLPYSVESLRSSTVQGVDFSIGSNSDLQGKTPLQVMDLVIQEANRQGLLVLLDSHRLNDQKIPELWYGDGFTEADWIDTWKMLATRYKNQSNVIGADLKNEPHGRASWGTDDPATDWRLAAERAGKAIQAIAPHWLIVVEGVEKNVPGQKLPYHWWGANLEGVKKDPVRLPVANKLVYSPHEYGPGVLDQSWFSDPAFPNNLKARWETGFHYIATQGIAPILVGEFGGRQVDSTSKEGIWQRKFVEFINQKNLSFTYWSWNPNSADTGGILQDDWRTVSPAKQQLLGPLLSLASGVVGSTINQIDSTISSPIPIPAPIPIPAPTPSPTPDPTPAPSPTPTPSPDPTPAPSPTPTPSPDPTPTPSPTPTPDPAPNPAPDPTPAPAPTPTTSTQLKAEAIMQSEWASGFCTNLRVTNPGTTNSSSNWQVTFQMNQAAIANSWNGNFRKQTTGYVATAPGWAKVIAPNKTVEMGFCADKLGTDYKPTQVVIE
- a CDS encoding glycosyltransferase family 2 protein; translation: MTAKLNWPNDHMLSQERIGIVLATYNPNPHYFRQQIASIQSQTWQNWVCHIVDDCSQPESQQMIRDLVSQDDRFICHFHTQNLNAYHNFERGLQYVAADPTVSAIAFADQDDIWQPHKLEVSIETLRSEKALLVHSDLELIDGSDRTLHASAWEFESRHPEKLTAELLLLRNTVTGCSLVFCATLLPSVLPFPPQAEVQWYHDVWVAIVAAQLGQVAHIRQPLVRYRIHGSNTIGVVRDAGKFYRELIVWFTKKCRITGKSYLIHRNLSQAFYLRFHQQVNPQWRDPFSDRHLDFGLGILRLGWQSWQTGYGSEGIAFRIWALKVLFDLKKLRQKLTFKSLKAS
- a CDS encoding glycosyltransferase family 4 protein, with amino-acid sequence MSVLINLAFLPERPTGWATYSLNLLKSLPLAEMQAVSPILLKDNIKTYPSPVDLTTEAGAKGHLKRLLWTQFYLPKIYQDLHSKLLFSPIPEAPLSKSCRAIVTIHDLIPLHFPQWFSQAQKLYCHYYIPAVLRQAEYIICNSQATVQDVVTVCGISSKKVTAIPLAYDANNFRDLQLPQKNYFLYLGRHNPHKNPQRLVSAFAALPNCSAYELWFAGPSDPRYTPALQAQIAALRLQQQVKFLNYVPYTELPKLLNQAIALVFPSLWEGFGLPVLEAMACGTPVITSNLASLPEVAGDAALLVNPYQVEELTEAMQAIATDANLRSQLRQRGLARATQFSWTKTGQATAEILQQYL
- a CDS encoding nitrogenase, translated to MSDLVQSPPTNDQISAWLRGLLAIAWADGNFDPEEQDLITSLTQQDLAPVTSLEAQAAITPSELAASLGQSDEIAQHFLRTAVMVAIADGTYSAQEDGLLEQFCQALGQSLEVLEALRHTLYNPQTIPSGNQVATATPAVLNLTEAEKHNLLHPVREWLDELDVQDPQVARFLCKLIPAQCPFERDIQLFGRKVVHIPPLCKLNPLYEQLVGLRFRALSYLADKCGEDVTPYC
- a CDS encoding EamA family transporter, producing the protein MTLQEFGLLWMSILASVAGQFFLKAGALKLGKVSAENFLSHVFGILLTPELIAGLTCYAFGAIAYILLLTRVKLSVAGPSVALSYVFAVMLGYFLFHETIPLSRVVGLGLIVSGVLLVIWQK
- a CDS encoding glycosyltransferase family 2 protein, coding for MQKDILVSIILVNYNGAGVILDCLNSIEKFIHSTSYEVIVVDNASTDGSSELVAQKFSQVRLIQQATNLGFGTGNNVGAKAAKGSFLFLLNTDTVLICDPLPHLVELIRTRPDVGIIGPQLLNPNRTLQISVVPAIGLRGEYHAQQQLKKYQNPQHQVSICQQFQTIQEVEIVIGAAIFVRKELFDSLGGFDEKFFMYFEESDLCQRSRHLGWKILYTPKTALIHLHGHSVSQRADAMAIEYRRSQLYYYQKHRPSVEQLLLRIYLLIKFSGLFLKTLNPTFKKIILLLFDFKQYPLGLKPKSSLNVSSD